In the Lutra lutra chromosome 12, mLutLut1.2, whole genome shotgun sequence genome, AGAGAGGGCCCTTGCCTAAGCCTCTAGAGGTCGGGCAAGCTGGGCGGAGAGCCAGAGATAGacgggaggaggaagaaggagagctgCTGGGGGCAGATAGTGTCTAGTCTTGAGGCTGCAAACTGGGAAGAATGTGACCCACAGATGGGCTTTGCCTGGCCCAGCCAGTGCTTTAAATCAGAAGGAAACATTGGACTGAGTTAAATAGCGCTGCCCCTTCAGAGGGGACTGACAGCCTCCATTTTGCCCTCTTCTCCTGCCTACTTGGTTCCATCAGCGAGGCCCCTGTGTTGGCGCCTGTCAGTCCAGCAGCCTACGTGAGCCTGCTCTGCGTGGTCCCAGCTCGGACTGTCCTCACTGTGTCCAGTGGGGTccagtgggggcagggcagcaaATCTGTTCAAGAGCATCTTGGCCATGGCCTGTACTCATTAGTCTCTGAGTGAGCACTTCCCATTGGCTGGAGCAGAAGCCCTCCTCCACCCGCTTCTCTCTGTAAGCTTCCATGTGCATGTGAGCATGTGatcctgtgcgtgtgtgtgtcgtgagcatgtgtgtgcccatgtgcCACACAACAGGTGTCACCCCCAGCTCTCCCCGGAGTGTCTGTGGCAGTCAAGGATGAGACTCCATCTGTTGAACTGATTTGACTCCTGCCTCCTGTGTATCCTGAGAGCTCTCTGAACCCCGCTGTTTGACTCTCAAGGGTCTCCTCCTGAGGAGAGCGCCTTCTAGGACCTGGAGCCAGGCTGAGGCCAGGAGGGCCAGTGAGACAAGGCGGTGACCCCTGCCTCTCTTTTGTATTTGCTGGGTGCTGGCTGAAGATGCGCCAGGAGGAGAAGAGCAGCTACGTGGTGGTGCAGACGAGTGAGGAGGGGCTTGCAGCCAGCAGTGAGCTCCCGGGACCGCTCCTGATGCTGGCCCAGAACTGCGCCGTCATGCACAACCTGCTGGGCCCTGCCTGCATTTTCCTGCGCAAGGGCTTCGCTGAGAACAGGCAGCCTGTACGTAAGTTGGCCCCTGTGGAGCCGCACTGAGCTTGGCTTCAGAGGGCGTGAGGAGGTGCTGGGAAGAAGAGGGGCTCTGTCCGCAACAAAGCGTGTGCCCTCATGGATAGTTCCTAAGCCCTCAACTTGCGAACCCGCCCCCCAAAATTTCCCACCCATGGTTGCAAAGCACTGGTGAGTCCACGTCCACTGGCAAGAAGTAACGAACAGGTGACATTCTCTGTTTTATTGCTTGCTTGGTTTTTTGAGCACATACTCTGTGCGAGGCTCTGTGCTAAGAGCTTTGCATTGCCTCTTGTAAGGTTCAGAGCAACTCCGAGAGGTAAGTcctattatcatccccattttacagatgaggaaaatgagttgGAGAGGCAAACACGCTCAGGATAACAATTAGTGGGTGATCTGACTCTGGGGAGTCTGACTCCAAGGCTTCCTGTTCTCTTAACAGCAGTACTGAGTACACAGGCCTGTCCAGGAGAACTTCCTACAGTGGGGGAAACAGTCTATGATCTGTGTGGCCCAGTACAGTAGCCACCACGTACAtatggctattgagcacttgaaacgTGGCTATTGCAATTTGAGTGAATTGttcatttcattgctttctggTTCCAATCTCAATAGCCACACGTGGCTACTATGTCCGGGCAGCCTCTTCCAGATGTCTGAACAGTCACAGGGAGGAGGGTCATAATGATGTTGTTACAGACACAAACATTTGCAGGTTTACTTACTGAATGCCGCATGTGACACGCTTTACATATCTTGTCTCCTGGGATGCTCTCAAAGGCCCTGTGACATGGGTACTGGCATtaacctattttacagatgaggagactgtgGCTCAGAGCtcaagtgacctgcccaaggccCCACAGCTAGGAAGTATCAGATCTGGACTTTGAACTTGTGTTTGACTCCAGAGGTCAACCTCTTCTCCCAGACCACAGATGTTGGGGAGAAAGGAGTGTGCATGTGCGCTCTTCCCATCTGACCCCTGGGAATGGTGCTCATGGTTTCCCTGTCACACTGATGGGCATCCCCAGCTCTACTGCACATACCCCCACTGCTCCATGAGGGGAGTGGGCGATCCAAGGGCCAGCCGCCCGGACTCTACCGGAACAGCTCTGCCAGAGGCACACGGAGCAAGGCTTTCCTGCTCCCTGGCTCCGGCTATGCAAgaaggggagggggctgcagtGGGGGTCAGCAGCACCTGCTCTTCTCCAGTCCTGCAGAGCCAGGTCTTAGAGTAAGTGGGAGGTGGCTTGAGGCTTGAAGGGTGGGAAAGGACTCAGGTCTGATGACTTGTCCTAGGGTGTGTGCACGCATACTCTTGTGTACTTGCTCACTTCACTTGCTGGGGGTCTGGGGCATTGCAAAAACCATCCTTTTTGGCCACCCAAGATGTTGCTCATCAGACCccccctccttttaaaaatgttttatttacttgtcagagagggagagaacaagcagggggagcagcaggcagagggagaagcaggctccctactgagcaaggagcctgatgcaggacttgatcccaggaccctgggatcatgaccggagccaaaggcagaagcttaactgacctagccacccaggcgtccctcagtggCCCCTTTCTGGAAGATTCTGAGAGTTTCCGGAGCTGGCATCTCTTGCTCTGGGGCCAGTTTACAATGGGTGGGCAGAAGTTGTCTCTTGCCTGCCTTGACCCTGTTGGGTCAAGGTCAGGGTCTGCCTGTGTGCACAGCTGAGATGCCTCAGGCTTGCCCGGGGCCCGCCTGTGTGTCTATGTTCACGATAGGTGTGCCCCCAGCTGGCATGTGCTTCCTCAGCCGGGCACACCCTCCCACCCAAAGTCATAGAGCTGTGACGCGTGGGACGGATGAGCCCTGGGCACCAGTTTTGGAGCCTACAGAACAGGTCCTGCTGGTAGGCATGCAGCTCATGCTAGtctgcctgcctcctgggaaGGCCTGGGGTAGCTGGCACCTCACCAGCCAGAGCCTACCCCGGGGGCATCCTCCGGGCTGCTCTTTGGAGACTTTTCTGCCATCTGTTCAGATGCCTAGACCCAGGGCTTCCTGGAGTCCCCAAGGAGACCTAGGCACGGCTCGAAGCTGGAGATGTGTGCTTTGGACCCCGGTGGCAGCCACCGGCCCTGGCAGCCCCCAGGGTCCTATGCTGTGTCCCAGTACGGGGCAAGGTGTAGGATGGGGGTCAGGTTGGAGAAGGTGGGCCATGCCCAAGAGGCAGGGCACAGCCCTAATTCTGCCTCCACACCtgtggctcctcctcctccttttcctctctcacgGGCATCCTGTCTGGTCCCAGCTTTCTGTCCCTCCAGCCCTTCTCCCGTTATCTTGCAGACTTTGTCTCTTTTGTGACCACAACAACCCGCCCACCCTGCTTTATTTACAGGTTTTTGCCTCCAGACCAACTCTGTTCCCTGACAACATTCTTGTGTCTGGAATGGGAACACAGATGGGGCTCTGGGGTCCCTGGGTATCTCCTGTGTCTGTGGGAGATGTGGGGCTGTACTTTTCTCCCTCAAAGACATGGTCCAGGCACTCTCCCCACCCGGTGGTTGCTGTCGCTTGGATGGTCCCCAGGTTGGGCATTTTGTGATGTCCAGGCACCTCACAGCTGCTAACAGAACATGTTCTTTTGTTTCAGGACAGATCACTGCGGCCAGAGGAAATTGAAGGTAAGACCCAGCCCCTAAGGCGAAAGGGTTGCTCAGCAGTCCAGAAAGGTGAGGGAAGGGAGATTGCTGTGAAGAGAAGCAGAGACACCTTGGCCTCCTGGGGACGTGGCCTGATCCAGGGCTGGGCATTCTCTACAGGGCCAGGGGTCAGAGCAGGGAAGTCCCAGCGGCTCCAGGGTCTGGCTGTCCTGGCCGGTGGGCGCTCAGGCCACCTCTGCCCGGAGGCTCTGCGGGTCCCACTTTTCTTCTTTCGTTCAACCACgcccatttttattcttttgttcagaGCTCCGAGAGGCCTTCCGAGAATTTGACAAGGATAAGGACGGCTACATCAACTGTCGGGACCTGGGCAACTGCATGCGGACCATGGGCTACATGCCCACCGAGATGGAGCTCATTGAGCTATCCCAGCAGATCAACATGAACCGTGAGTCCCTCCACGGTgcacctccttcccttcctgtccccGCCATCCCTATCCTCTGCAGTCACACGGGCCCATGGCTCGGTTCTGGGCCCATCTCTTCTGGgctctgtgacctggggcaaaccacttagcctctctgagcctcttttctCAGGTGTAAACTGTAAAATGAGAGGAGCACAGGAAGTCTGTGAGGGCATATCTGCCAAACAGTCCCACATGTGGGCGGCACACGGGGACTGTTAAGCAGAAGGCATATTATTCCTCTATTATTCTCCTGTATTGCTCTCTGTCTCAGTGTGGGTTCTCCCAGAAGCAAGGGTTTGAGTGCGAGCAATTTACGTGAGGGTGAAGGGAAGCgtcaggagggagcagggaggtgagACCATGAATTGATGGAGGCCACAGGAAGTGGTCTCTCAAGCCGGCTAGCAGGGCGAGTGCCAAGTCTGGTTTGCTAGGAAGCTCCCGGAGTCCGTGCAGCGTGCATGCCCTGAACTTAGGGCCCTCACCTCCCCAGCCAGGTATGAAGTCACTGGCTGAAAGATGTTGTGGGTGGGGGAGAGTCAGTTCTCCAGCACTCCTACCTGCTGGGGGTTCTTGGAGTTGACTTTCCATTGGCACAACAAGAGTAAAGCTTGGGACAAGTGGACCAGGTGCTCCTaacttctcctttctctgcctttctgtttgtgtgtctttggctctctgtctctgaaattctTTGCCCTTCTCTCTACCCCAGTGTTTGTTTCTTTCATCTGTATCTACCTCTGTATACCTCCTGACTGCTTTCCTTGGCCTAACCCTGGCCACTCCCTGAGCCATTCTTTGACAGACCACCTGTCCATGGTCACCTCTCTGTCCTCATTTGGCCTTTGGTTGTACCCTGGACTTGGCACTAGATAGGTCAAGGAGGGGTTCACAGAGCCTTCCATTGCTTAGACATGGGGAGTGGTTGGATGGATAATGTAGCCCTTTCCTCTGTCTCCAGTGGGTGGCCATGTGGATTTTGATGACTTCGTAGAACTAATGGGACCTAAACTTCTGGCAGAAACAGCAGATATGATTGGAGTGAAGGAACTGCGAGATGCTTTCCGAGAGGTGAGTAATGGGCACTGGACAGGCCAGGGGTGCAGGGGTTGTTAGAATTCCAACTCCAGCATGGTTACTTCAAGAGAAATCCAAGCCCTGGATCACATTCTAGGGGAAGGAGCTTGGACAGAGAAGGGtctttgggggaaggggggggggacaaCGAGGCTGGAAAAGGAGCCCAACATTGGGATCTGATTCTACATTCCCCACCTTGTAGctattcctctctcctctctgccctctctaGTTTGATACCAATGGTGATGGGGAGATAAGCACCAGTGAGTTGCGAGAGGCCATGAGGAAACTCCTGGGTCATCAGGTGGGACACCGAGACATAGAGGAAATTATCCGAGACGTGGACCTCAATGGGGATGGACGAGTAGACTTTGAAGGTAGGTGGGGCTTGAATATGGAAGATAAGCCAAGGCAGTAGTGATGATCCATGGAGACTCCCAGCTGTGTATCCATCATGATTCCAACTGTCCATGCTCCTACCCTTCCATTCTCTTACTCCTCCATCCACGAATCCCTGTAATCCACCTTCCCATTCATTCCCTATCCCCATCCATTGGTCCATCTTGCCAAATCTTTCTCTCCGTATGTTCATTCATCCATCTCTTCGTGTGTCCAGGTGTCTATCCAGTCATCTGTCTCTAAACAATTATCCATACTACcgttcattcatgcatttatagATCTGTCTATGCATctgttcattcttctgtacattttTCCAGGTATCCACTCACCCATGTACATCTGTCTGTCCATACATCTATACTTCTGTGTCTCTGTTCATACATTCACGTATCTCTATGCCTCTACCCACCATCTATGCCTCTACCCACACTTCTGTTGATTTATCTGTAGTCATTTCCCCATCTACATCCATCTTCTCATCGATCAAGCAATCGATCGATCCATCCATCCTTGTGTCTACTGACCCCATCCATCTCTACGCATTTATCTGTCCATCTACTCCTGCTTCCATCCACACTAGCTACTTTCGGACCACCCCGTTCCTCAGTCTGACACTCAGGCCCCCTGAGATTGGCCGCAGCTCACCTCCCCTGTCGCAGATCCTGCTGTTCCTTCACTCACTCTCCACCTTAAAGCCAAACCCCAGCACTTGTGATCCACGATCCTGCCAAGCTCTCGTTTGGATGCTCTGTCCTTTTGGTCAGGatgctttttattctgttcttcacCTGGACTAAATTCTCTTAACCCCTCAAGACTCAGCAGTGGGTCTTCCTCTGGCACTTCCTCACTGGTTCCAGGCTGAATTCCTCTTTCCTGGGCTTTTATAACACCTCAGGCTCACTCTCGTTCTTCATACTGTCCCTCAAGTGCTAGCTGTATCTCCTCTTGACAGAACTTCTAGAGAAGAACATTTTATCTCTGATCTCTGTATTTCCTCATAATTCAGGACCTGGCGCATAGTTAATGCTCAGTAAaagtgtttttataaataaatcagtaataaCCCCAATAGTTATCATTTATTGTATCCACATTATGTACCAGTCACTGTACTAAGTACACTTCcatatattatcccattttattctCACAACAACTCTCTGGATCGCACTCTTACTGCCTCATGATGCAGAGGAGgactctgaggctcagagaagtcataCGACTTGCTTGAGATCGCCTCACTATTAAGACACAGAGCTGGATCTTATGTCAAGTCTGGAATCTCAGCCACCACCTATGTCACACTACGTGATGCCATTCAGGACAACTATTGGATGCAGGGCAAAAATATGGTAAAACATTGACTCTCTACTCCAGGAACTGGCATTCTGAGCAGAAAGTCAAGATAAGCATGCGCTGGAGTGTGAGTGTATCCAGAACACAAAGGTTGGGGTGTCTTTCTTGAGGAGCAGTAGACTCCAAGTTCGAAGAGAGTGTGGCTACATGGAAAGGAGGCTTTGCTGCCACCAGATCTGAAAATTCCAGGTCACCCTGTGTCCTGGTAGTGCCCCCCCAACAGACAATGGCCCTTCCGTACAAGCCCAGCATCTCCCGTTTATTCTTCTAGCTTGTATTGTACACCTACCATATGCCGAGATCCACCTTGAGGAGCCCAAGACCAGCAAGGAAAACAGAAGCCAACAGTATAGTGCATACTTTTTTGGGGGAAATACAGCAAGCTgtggggcacagaggaggcaTCTGTGCCAAGCTGGTGGGGGTAttaaggaaggcttcctggagggggcTATAAATCAGTAGAACCCTAAGGGATGAGTAGGACCAACCaggtgaaaaagaaggaagggatatTCACCCAAATGAACTGAAACTTACGTCCACACGGAAACCTGCAcacggatgtttatagcagctttatttacagttgccaaaacctggaagtaACCAAGGTGTCCTTCAGCTGGTGAGTGGATAATAAACTgtgacaatggagtattattcacactaaaaagaaatgagctatcagaCCATGAAAAGACACGGAGAAATCTTAAGAGCATatcgctaagtgaaagaagccaatctgaaagggCTACATCGTGCATGATtccaactgtatgacattctcgaaaagacaaaactatggagacgatgaaaagatcagtggttgccaggggtttagggggagggagggctgagctggtggagcacagaggagttTTAGGGCCGTGAGGCTGTTCTGTAGGACCCTGTAGTGGTGGATACACATCCTTACGCATTTGCCCCAGCCCACAGAATGGACAGCATCGAGGGGGAAGCTGAGTGTTACTGTGGCCTCTGGGTAATGACACATCCGTGTCAGTTCATTGATTGTAACACATGTCCCTCTCTGGTGCGGGGTGATGATGGTAGGGGAGGCTGCGCATGGGTGGGGCATGCCCCCTGTgaatgggaactctgtactttctgcatCATTTTGCCGGGAACGTAAAACTGTTCCAAATAATCAAGTCtagttaaaaggaaaaggagagagaagagacaggtTGTAGGCAAAttgagaggtggagggagagtgaGTGTGCCAGCTCCCCTGACAGAGAGATCGGCTTGGTTGGAgtgcggggcaggggtggggggttggaggggaatgaactatgagagagagacatcagCTGGGGCCACAGCACGGAGGGCCTTGAGGCCAGCAACAGGATATTGGACATTTTCCCATGGGGGCCCCTGAGAGGTTTCAGAGGGGCCAGGTAGATGAGACAGGCCCCCGCCAGCTGCTGTGCACAAGATGGATTGGAAGAAGCTGAATGGCTGGAGGGGCCCAGCggggcagtggtgatggtgggaTGGGGGGCTCGGATCCGGAGAAGACTTGGAAGGGGCAGCCTGAGCTGGGCATGACTCTGCTGTTTTCTCCCCACCTGGTCCTGTGCCCTCGCAGAGTTTGTCCGGATGATGTCCCGCTGAGGCCGCAAGGGCCCCTCCAGGACTGCCAAGCTCCCCGGTGGGAGAAGAGGAGCTGGAGCGCGCCTCACCCCACTGCAGCCGCTGAGAGCCCAGGATGGACTGGCGGACGGGGCCTGCCTGCACCCCGGGGAGGTGCCCACCCCGGACCCCCACCCCTCCGCACTGTGAAAGACTCACAACTCCTGCAACTGGAAAGGGGGGGCGCCCGCCGAGGAGGCCACTGTGCCAAGCCGGCAGAGGTGACGCCGGGTGCCAAGTGCCATGGACCCAGCCGCTGCTGGCGGGGCGGGCCAGGGAGCCCGCCAGCAGCCCCCACACAGCATGTCTGCCCCGGGGCAAAGCCTCTCGCCGCCCTCCTTCGCTCTGTGCCCGTCCCAGCTCGCCACAGCCCTGTTCTCTCAGAACCAATAAAAGTATTTCCAAGGCAAGGGCAGCTGTGGGGGTCTTTTGCTTCTTGGGTCTGGTCAGACGATGCGTATTTCCTGAGTGCCAACTCTGAGCCCAGAGCCGGCCCATAGTCCTGCATTCAGCgtgcatttactgagcactgttAGGGACCCATTGTCATCTCCGAAGCCAGAGCCTCCGTACCTCTCTAactggaggggagcctgggggagCTAGTGATCCGGCTGGGTACCCAGCTGCCCCAAGCAAAGTCAGGCTCTCTAAGAAAAGGAGAATAGATCCCGGGTGAGCGTCCAGCAGGGTCTGCCCACTTCCTGTCTTCCTGGAGCTTCCGGCCTGGCGGGAAGACAGACACGAAGTAATTCAATACATGGGTCAAATTGTGATGCTTTTCTGAGGGAAAAATGCAGGGACCTGTAGTCGGCTCTAAAAAGGAGGCCTGGCATCCTCTGGGGAGGTCAGCAGAGGCTTTCCTGAGGAAGCGATGACAAGGTGTTTGCCACGGAGGAAATCCCAGGGTGTGTGCGAAACAGATGTCCTAACAGCTCCGCCTGCTTGGCAGAGTGGGGCGCGGGAGAGCAGAGTGGTTAGGCCCTGGGtttatttgctgtgtgactttgggccagtcgtgtcccctctctgagccccatgTGTAGTAGGGGAATAATAAAGGCTAATAAAATCCCCGGGAAGGGCATCGCATTGCTCCTCTCCAAGGGCCACCATTCACATAACAGCTGGGCAAGGCACTCTTAAAGAGGACCCGTTTGTCATCACTGTCACTAATTTCCGTCAGTGAAGGGTTGAAGGAGTCTAAGGGAGATGTTAGTGGGTAGAAGTTGCCCAGAATCGTTGACAGGGTTAGGGCGAAAGCAGACAGGTGTGTAGGACGGATCTGTGTACCCCAAGCCTGTGGCTCTCAAACTTCAGCATGTGACAGTCACCTGGAGATTTTTGTTCAACCTTGGATCTGGGCCCCACCCTAgtgattctgattctgattcagGGCCCGTGAACTTGCATCTCTAACAGGATCCCAGGGGGTGTTCTTGCTGCCAGCCGAGGAccacattttggtttttaaaagccTCAACAAATCGAGAGTGCCCATGACATAAGCATAATGAATAGTTTTGCCAGAGAACAGAGAATATGAATTTCACCAAAGCATTGAATTCCCCAGCTGTGGCTCTAGAGGCAGGCGGTAGATTCTCGTGGAACAAAAGCCTTATCCTCAGGAAAGGGCACTGAAGTGAGTCCTTCTAACTGCTGGGCCACGATTTAAATACCACAAATCATCCCAGACACGTGGGAGGCAGGTATGCTcccagagcagggtgggggttgaGGGAGGCTGTGGGCTAAAGGCTGGAAGTGGGTGGTGGGCAGACAACTCCCTGTGCAGAGGCAGGATCCTTGTTCTCAGACTTGGCAGGGAATGTGGGAAGGACTGAGGACCCCTGGCCAGAGGCCTGGGTAATCCCTGTGTCCCTGAGGCCAGGCGGGGCGGAAGGGGGCCTGGGAGTTCCAAATTCACTCTCATAATCCAATTCCGAGACTAAGCCCTTGGCTCCGTGCCCCGAAAGGCaggcctgcagctctgcctgctcctctcttGGCTTGGCTTGGCCCAGAGCCCTCCGATCTACATGGTTTCAGAAATGCAATGGCCTTGGAGGGCCAGAGGAGTACTTACTTCATAGAAAGAGGGCTTCTGTGGGCACCCCGTCAGCTGATGGGATGAACCCCTGTGGTGGAGTTAGGGTGTCAGCTGGGATGcgtctttcccctttctcctaaTCGCAGACACAGTGGCTACGGTAAAGCGACTTGAAAATAAACCCAGGCCACTGTTCAGAGAAACCCTAGTGCTCAGGACAAGGGAAAGCCCaggggctgggcctctgcctcctccagcgCCGAAACACAAACTCCTCCTCTTGAACTTGTCTTTTATTTAGTGGTTCCTAGTAAGATTGTTTGAAGAGAAGATTCTTCTGTGTTCCAAGAACCAAGACTCATTTTTCTGGATGGACTCTATCTCAaatgggaattctttttttttttaagattttattaatttgagagagagagagagagagagagagagagagagagagcaggagctaggaatgggaaagagaaacagactccccaccaaacagggaggccaacacgaggctcaatcccagaaccctgggatcaggacctgagctgaagttagtagtttgactgactgagccacccaggtgagaGTTCTTTCTGTGATCTGCACCACACAGCTGCTTAACCACCCACCCTGGGCAGGGGGTGGTTGAAGGGGGTTACTGGGTGTGTGTCATCTTAGAAGGGCTCTCATGGTCTGAAAGCTCCTTGGGTCGGAGCCTAGATTTGCCTCCATGTGATTCGTTGGTGCAAGCAGGCATTGGGCAGACATTTACTGTGCCCCCTTCTCTACGCCAGGTCCTGTGATGTTAGAGGGTCCCCGCCTCTAGAGGGaaaatggttaagaaaaaaagcaggtaTAGTGTAATGTTCTTGTTGCCGCGTACTAGGCTGCTTACCAGGTTAGCCGGGGAGAAGAGGGGCTGTGTAAAAGGTAATCTGGCAGGGTGGGGATAGGGTGGGAAGGACAGATTTGCTAGGACCAGAAGGATCAGCTGTGCTCAgtcagaggagggcaggggaagagtGTTTCTGGTTGAGGCAACAGCATCAGCAAAGGCCCAGCGGTGAGGGAGAACGTGGTTCTCTTGGAAGTAGAATTCCATCTGCCTGGTGAacggggctggagggaggagcagacagagatGACACTCATCTGGGAGGCAGGGCCCCATCCAGCACAGCCCCTGGAGTGTGGAGAAGCTCAGGTGGGACCTCTGAAGGGCCGCTTTCAAGTGTCAGCCAGCCCCATGGCAGCAGAATCAGTGGTGCCTATAAAAGGCTCGCTTTTGGAGACAGATCTGTCCAGGGGGTGGAGTAAATCACGGAGCAGCTGAGGACACCCGGGAAGCATCTCTATAGCAATGTGGTTAATAGCATGGGCTCTGAtcaaagacagaggaaaagagacattCCATGCCCCTGATGGAAGAATACGTGCCCTGCCCCGCCTCCCTCCTTGCCAGAAAGGATAGAACCTGAGTCTGGCATGCCTCTAGATCCAGCGGGCAGTTGGCAGAAAACTCAGAGGACAGAGTAACATGCTGAGTTGTACCGTGAGTATTCCACCAGCAAAATCCAGGCTGGGAAACTCCACAGCcataaataaattacaagaaaaagagagggatgCAGGGAGAACATGTAGATTGAAAGAGACTTAAAAGGTACCAAATTTAAAGATGGGGCTGACTAACCACCAGTGGCTAGGGGTATACACTCAGGCGAGAAAACTGTAGAGAAACACAGGgaattcttccttaaaaaaccaaaacaacaaaaaaacaacaaaccttcCTATAAAAATCCCAATTACGGTTGACTTTagagagggggcaggaagggactGTGCCTGGGAGGGGAGCACAGACGGGCTTCCGGGGTTTCTGGcaaagttctatttcttgatccGTGTTGCTGCTTACAAGGGTGTTTGCCTTACAAGAATTCACAAGGTTCTACAtttgttctgtgtgtttttctgtttgtcttcttttgtaaTAAAAAGGCTAAAGGAAGTGTGAGTTCCAGAGTCAgccacctgggttcaaatccctgctctgccGTTTATCAGCTGTGTCATCTTAGGTAAGTGATAAgaccctctgggcctcagtttcctcatctgtaaaatggtgttAGAGGTTCGTTTCTAAGATTAAGCAAGTTAGCATAAAGGAAGCGCTTGGGACAGTACCTGGCACCAGAAGCATTATAAAAGTTTTTGCTATTCTTGTTGTGTTGTTAATCCCCATTTCCCTACCCATCTCTCCCATATGTCCTCATGCTTCCATGATTCTCTCtcaaggaaagggggaaagagagccAACTATGGTATTCT is a window encoding:
- the CABP1 gene encoding calcium-binding protein 1 isoform X2; the encoded protein is MGNCVKSPLRNLSRKMRQEEKSSYVVVQTSEEGLAASSELPGPLLMLAQNCAVMHNLLGPACIFLRKGFAENRQPDRSLRPEEIEELREAFREFDKDKDGYINCRDLGNCMRTMGYMPTEMELIELSQQINMNLGGHVDFDDFVELMGPKLLAETADMIGVKELRDAFREFDTNGDGEISTSELREAMRKLLGHQVGHRDIEEIIRDVDLNGDGRVDFEEFVRMMSR